The proteins below are encoded in one region of Brienomyrus brachyistius isolate T26 unplaced genomic scaffold, BBRACH_0.4 scaffold52, whole genome shotgun sequence:
- the LOC125723849 gene encoding uncharacterized protein LOC125723849: MSIVKTTVNLQRIDWLLPKGAVSVRIAPEYIPGPVGRGQTSSSDAGRRKKCRTRPPAASSLTTSASPGSAAIPVATSRGQQGTGRRRNTAGGRSGRRRRYDQQKGLEPKPSSPTFSSSSFLFPSSAPSSFVSSPFLFMGSSVLSPHLVTPVSPAPHPYSAPGLVHLTPLLQAPAQAVAASSHLEKFYWLYNYYVTKYSKMTYDAKCFTEYWCQEFWNRHLNEINLAKQGKNEDNEGTHSSKRRRIDEDEFIFPIDALEQLSTMPRAQEMGVEMGYQSDAHSYISL; encoded by the exons atgtccatcgtgaaaaccaccgtgaatctccagaggattgactggctgctgccgaaaggtgcagtcagtgtgcggatcgccccggaatacatccccggtccagttggccgag gacaaaccagttccagtgatgctggccgtaggaagaagtgccgcaccaggccgccggcagccagctccctgaccacgtctgcctctcctggatctgctgccatcccggtggcaaccagcaggggtcagcagggcacaggccgccgtagaaatacggcgggaggccggtcagggcgaagaaggaggtatgaccaacagaaggggttagagcctaagcccagctcaccaaccttctcctcctcttcatttttatttccgtcttcagccccctcctcttttgtttcatccccatttctttttatgggctcctctgttttatccccacacttagtcacacctgtaagcccagctccacatccatattcagctccaggcctggttcatctgacccctctgcttcaggctccagcacaggctgtagccgcctcatctcacctggaaaaattctattggttgtataactattatgtaaccaagtactctaaaatgacctatgacgccaagtgctttactgagtactggtgtcaggagttttggaacagacatttaaatgaaattaacttagcgaaacaggggaagaatgaggataatgagggtactcattcatccaagaggcgtaggattgatgaagatgagttcatctttcctattgatgcactggagcagctaagtaccatgcccagggctcaggagatgggtgtggaaatgggctatcagtcagatgcacatagctacatttccctgtag